The DNA segment TTCAAATCCcacctatttatttatttgaattttatttttataataatatgttattattGTTAATTACTTTCAATCTAatctttattttcataacactgcTTTTCCAATACTTttgtaaaaaactattttttaggagtaaaaggcaaacatgaggtaCTCAACTAAACACCTAAAACCTCAATTTTGATATGAAAAGACGAACAGAAGCATGAAAATGAACCAAATACTCCCTAATTTTCAATGGAATGGCTGGTTTTATAATTTACACAAAGGATGAACATATATTTGCAAACTTAAAATCATATATCTGAGTTCGAAAATCGTAAAAAAACCACATATTTTTTACTCCTTTCAATTTAAAATAATTGTCACGTTTGACTAAATTGCACATATCAAgaaaataattgatttgtattaaatttatagaaaatagACTAAAATACTCTCCACTCATTAATTAAGACAAAGATAAAATAATTAGTGTCAAACTCattaataaaagtaaaataagaaaaaattgtCATGAAAAACTAAACCCGGTAAATAACgtaaaataagaaaatttgaTCAAATATAACAACTATTTCAAAATGGGTGGAGTATATTTTATAGAATAAAGTGtataaattacaattttaactttaaatatatatatatatttttttaattttttattatttatataaatatatatttaatattaataggtAAGAAAAAATcactttattttataaatttaaaattcaacTCAAAAATTGACCGGCTTAAATGGGTCTAAGCTGGATTTAGTATccgtttgtttccatttttcgaaactatttttaccttttaattctaaatagaagataaaaaaaaagtattggCTAAAATTTCAAAACAACTACTTTTAGCAGAAAAATCAATAATATCTATTATGTattagcaacaacaaacaggaaCATGTAAACCAAATGAGCTCTAACATTTATTTTTGTCCAAGCTCAGCCCCGGCTCTGCCAGGCCGGATACAATGACGATACACAagaaactatatattatatctTTAAATATACAATAAAATACCTAGCCTCTCTTTCTTATTATTCTGAAACATAACACATTGAACATCATAGAGACGAATCCGGCGGAGTAGGGGGTTTGAGCACATTGATCGTCGGATATGTAAACTATGAATGAAGCTTTAATTTTAAATGTAAAAGCATAAATTGCAATAAGCTCTCTTTCTCTCGGTGAATCCTAGATCCATCACTGACCTTTAGTTACTATGTTTATCGAGGAAGTTGATGATTAACTCGTTCACCTTCTCGGGAATTTGTTCATGAACAAAATGAGTACCTTCTTCCAAGAACACAATATCCAGATCAGGCACAAAATGCTTCACCATTCCACTTCTTATGTATTCCTCCATGCCTGCAAATTTCAGCACATAGTCCTTCTCACCCATGATAAACAATGCCGGACACGCGATTTTCGGGTCGGTTATTCCGCAATCTGTTCTCAATGACCTACATCAAGTCATCAACAAAGTTAAGATAGCGCGTGCAATGGTTAGGCACGGGTCAAGGGGGTTTAGGGAGGCTTGAGCGCCCACTGATCGTCGGAAAATACCTAAAATTTTATGAAACTttgaagggtaaattacacccatggccactgaagtTTACCTACTTTaatattgtggccactgaatttcaattcttaacagtatagccactgaactttacactttttaacaccggttgCCACTAaacgcctcaaaacgatcgTTGAcggcctaaaaataaaaaattcaaagagttaatgatattccaaggaactttaattcttgaaaatttttcgttttgaggtcatttatatGTTGTTTGGTTACGAGAGATagtggatttttagagagaaagctcgaaaaaatgtgattttagaaaataaaaaatgtagtttcataataaatgtcgttctaaacaactttaattcctcaatattttcattttgagatcattaaCTGTCATTTTGATGAGTTAGTTAAAGTGGAGTGGTCACttgtgttaaaaagtataaagttcagtggtcatactgttaagaattgaagtttaataaccacaatgttaaaatggataaagttcagtggccatgggtgtaatttacccaaacttTAAAcggagttttaattttttttatataaaaacactaaaaaaaatatcaatttagcattcaTAAATCACGATAAGAATCCGTCTTAGTGAATCCTCGATCGTCACTACCAGTGGCAGAGCCAAAGCCAAATAATCTCTGAGTCAATTGACAAAAACTTAGTGGATTATAATCAACGAAGGAATAATCCATCACAAAATCCGCCAATTGTGTCAGATTTTATCGCAATTGTGGAAATAACAAAATTACTGACGACATTTTATGTTTAGACAGAAATTTCCGTCAGCaaattaatttttgttattttctccTTGAAGTCGGGGTCCATGGACCCTTCGTAGCCCCTAAGGTGTGTCGAAATATATTGCGGAAATGGACATCATTTTATGGCCAATGCTTGCCCCGAAAAATGAAAGGAGTACGATTGTATCTTATCCCTATGTGTTGAAAACGAGTGCTTTTTACCTGTATGGGACTTGCAAGGCGAAGCGGAATCCTGATTTCTCGTATAGAGACGCGTAAACTGCAAGATCTTCCTCGGAGAACCATGGTGGCAAGGGAGTAGAAGGATCAACCAAGTCCATTATTTCCTCATCATCGTCTTTTGCTGTTGGTGGTTCGGTCCCGGAGAAGAGGATGTAAATGTTTTTTATAACCGTCTTAACGTCTAGCCGGCCGAAGTCTGCTTCAGCTCTTCCAGGCTCCTGAATGAGTAGCAATTTCAAGCATTATTAGCAAACATTCTACAGTAAAATACACTGACGGTCACTGAAGTGTGAGGTACGTTTCATAAAGTAATTAAACTTCAGTTTCtttcaataaattatttaactGCACATTTGACTTCGGAGAAGTCATTTTTCAACTAAATTGTGTATAAAAACTCGTTGGAATATTGACATGACAGAAGACAGTTGACTATATATCTACTAAGCCCCACACCACACATATTTGACTTTCACGGTTGGCATGACATATATGTGGCAGCCACGTGTATACCACGTCACACCACCTaagccacaaaaaaaaaaaacatacatcCTTGTACATATCATGGAACCAGttaaactaaaagctcgagTTGATAGTTAAGGCCTAAtctatattaatctctgacacacccccacacgcaaatgtGCCTTGGTCTTGCAGCGTGTACGACACAGGCACATCCCACCgtgtttttaattctacaaattaatgaaattgcaagGACTCGAAACCTCAACCATTTGGTCCAAGAAGCTCCAATACCATATCATGGAACcaattaaactaaaagtttgagctgatagttaaagactaatcatatatcttatattaatctcgcACAGTACCATACAAGAAACTATATTAGGACCAGTCTTCCATGCGAGTCCCTAACATAATTTCCCATACGGTATGACCCTTAGTTGGCATATTGTCAATTGTGTTCTATGCCACGTCAACGCACCAATAAGTTTTTGGTCTGAATGACTTTGTTAAAATCAAATGCGAAgttcattgattttattttattgaaagaaaatgaagttcTGTTACCTGTGTGAATTAGACTTCAAACTTTAGTGACCGTCAATGCAATTTACCCGAACATTTTCTCAATCCCAATTATGATTTAAATACAGAAGAAAGCTAGGGTAAGTTTATACCTGCCACCTTGTAATATAGAAGCCTTTAGGCATGAGATGTTGTTGAACAGCATTAGCTCCAGGTAGCATGAAAGGAACACCCATTGTGATGAAGGCAGATACTCTGTTGGGGTGTAATGCAGCCAATAAGCTCACTGGTATAGCTCCAAAATCCTTCCCAATCAAAAAAACCTGCCACCAAAAAGATTCAAAATTTACTTCTTAAGCCCCGTTTGTTTGTCAgaaaatattgtgcaggaaaatatttgactgatttttcggtgtttttgtgTGTAGGAAAATAAATAAGTTCAGGTTGgtcaattgtaaaatatatgaaGAAAGTGAGAAAAATGTTATACtcttttaaaaagtttatttgatatatatatggtaTAAATACAACAAAACAAAAAGATATAATACATGACTCTATAGAATTTACTTGAACCGGTGTATTGATCCCGTGACCTATTAGTTCAAAAAGCTGATTGACCCCTGAATTTTGAAGATGTCTCATTAACTCTTTAAATTTACTTAAACTGATATATTGATCCCTGAATTTGCTTTAGGTGGTCTAATTGcttcctgaacttgtttaaagtaacTTATTTGTCTAGAAAAACGGATTGATTTGGAGATGTGTCATTAACTCTCTGAATTTACTTATACTAACATATTGATCCTTGGACTTCACGTGACCTAATGGTCCTCTGAATTTTCCTAGAGTGATTTATTGGTCcctgaacttacttaaagtgatATACGCTTCAATTTATCCAAATCGTCTCTCACTCGGTCACTTAGTACTGAGGGTTAATCATGTCGTATTAAGTACGAGACATTCCTAAAATTCAGTGACCAATCGGTTCTGAGCCAAGTTCAAGAGCTTATTGATGTAAGAAGCCcaacaaaaatgataattgtgTCCCACAACTACTGTCAAACTGATTATCTATGTAAAAATAGTGTTTTCATGTGCGAAATTGACAGCAGGAGCTTCAATTGATCAATAAGGTTAAACCATGCTCAAAAACAATCTTAGAGAcaattgttaagagtgaaaatACAGGATAAGGTGcaacaaatacaaaaaatacTCCTAATACGTTGActctcaggagcaattttaacGTTATAgcgaagagcaattttatctctaacgttacaagttggatcaattttcagatattattataaaacacatatatctATTAGctggttgtaaaaaaaaaatcacatttttttttaactttataatagaattttatattaatatttttgaaTTCAACGAAATATttgatattaatataatataatttttaactttttttacgTCTATTTATATGATTGTAATCTGTTACTAATAACATAAAATAACGCAGATGTGAACTGTAGAGGACACAATTCAAGACACAGATtcgatgaattatttttcaaaggcaaaaagcatcttgaggccccttatcttttattttttggtgcAAAAACATATTAAGCATCTGATCTATTATTTTCTATCACATTAAGCCTCTGATAAtataaaagttagttttgaatataaaaaacGATTAACatagtgttattcatttcacctattttagaaatttttatttttaaccgtTCCAAACAGTTTTTAACAGTGCAATGTGATTATAGGAAAACtataaaaatctataaaaaaaaataatatttcaaaCAAAGATGAAATTAATAACCAATTAGATATTCAGAACTAACCAATTTGACAAGCAATAACTTAGACCTTGTTTGGCAAATAGGTGTTAGCTGCTTATGTTAGCTAATTAGCTTTTTCGTTAGCTGATTTAACTGGCCTTTtttgtaaacttgtttggtaaaacttatcTGATGGCTAATAGCTGTTtgtataaaataacaaataaggaCATGGTTATTTGGGGTTGAAGGTATTCAAAAGAGACTGAACAACAAActaattgaaagaactcttaaaaccagctttttcaaaattagtttttctAGATGCAATAaactcttccaaacctcttAATGCGACTCGATCCGTGCAtataaaaacactaaaaaaaagaaagatcaACAGCCTTGTAATGCTTTTTTATCAGAACCCAACTTACCaaatatttttataccttatctTGAAAATATAAGATAGATAGCGGTTCACTTGAATAAAAAATGGCAGAAAGCATAGCATATAAAAAGAAGTGAATTTAAGAACTTCAAATTAACCTTACTGATACCAAGAGTATCAAGCAGCGCAACAACATCATCAACAAGATCAAGCAAGGTCCCTTTCTCCGGCTCCGGTGGGTGATCGGAGTCACCATAACCCCTATAATCAATAGCTATTGCTCTATATCCAGCACCTGCAACACCCACCATTTGGTACCTCCATGTGTACCAAATTTCTGGGAATCCGTGCAGGAAAAGAACAGCCTTAGAACCTGCTCAAAAAGACaccatttttaaaatttaacccAGAATATTCAAATTGGGGGAAAGTAGAAAGAAGAGAAGATTAAGTGAAATACCAGTTCCGATCTCAGCTACATGTAAATTTAGTCCGTTTATGTGTAAATGGGTATGCTTGATTTCTTCCATGGCTGCAAATTGAGAGAGAAAGGGGATAATTTTGAAAGTTTTACAGAGATGGGGTAGAAATGAGGAAGGTAAGAGTTTGATGGAATGTAAGAGGTTTGATTGACTACCAGAGATGGTCCTCACTTTTTTTCTTATCCAATGATGTGTTTTTGGACGTTTTTGTTGAAATTAACGACTTCTGAgtcttttatgttattttattttatctttattttatacgtagaccctaaattaatacttcaCCAAAAACTTTAAACCTATTTTAGTAtcgtttttttaattataagaaTTGTCATAAACATACATCAATAATAGAcaactaaattattttttatattaaaaaaaagtaactaatttattagtctctatattttgaaaaaacacattgtttagtctctatatttttaaaaacacatggtaagatctctaacctttttctcagtgaatggtttagtccttctgtctgtttgttagattttttacctttatgacttcggaaatgactaaattaccctttactatttaccttcaaacttcaaaagaggaaatccaatttagaaaaagaagttatttatatggagaacaagaaaaaaaacagacccaatgcttcgaatttgaacgattaaaaagaaaatcaagaagaagaacactcaaagttgatttcagatgcattagaatttaaaggaaatgaacataaaggaaaagaagaacgcaaatccaaattgactaacagaatctttaTGAGAGTCTAAAGGCacggactaaacagttcatcgagaaaaacgttagggactaaacagttcaccgagaaaaatatTAAGgactttaccatgtgtttttgaaaatacggggactaaacagtgtgttttgtcaaaatataggaactaataaattaattaccctaaaaaaatgataaagtaTAAGATTTTGGTTAATCAAATGGAGGACAATTTTCCAAGAACTCACTATCTCATCAAGCACCATTCTAAGCACCTcacattggagatgctcttaaatttgtttaaaataacttATTTGACATTTggatttgtttaaaataaactATTAGCCTtctaaacttatttacaattatcCATTTGCCCTcactgaacttgtttaaaatgatatacatttcaatttatCTAAAACGgtgaaaaattcaaaacttacgAAATAAATGCATAGTTTATGATTTtaaatctttaaaacaaatgaacTTTCTACTTTTTACACATTTGAAGCGTTTTGATGGATTTAGGAAACTTAATCAtgatattttaaataagtttagggggctacttaagacctgggcatgggccgggCTGGACTGTGCTCGGGCCGGACCTGTGGGCTTTTAATAAAGTCTGACgggcccaagcccagcccaagcCGTAAGAAATTTAATCGGGCTCGGACTCGGGTTCGGCTTGGGCTTAAGATATGAATCCCAAGTCCGCCCGTCCAAGCTcatctatatattaaaaaatatattataatttatatttatatattataatttatataaatatgtatatattataagttatatatatatatatatatatatatatatattataatttatataagttATATATAACagcaaacctttttttttaatatataacagcaaacttaagtttttttttgaaaaaaacttatttatatttatgtttataaaaatatattataatttataatttatatatatatatatatattatatcggGCCGGCCCGATGTAAAAGTTGTAAAGTCCAAACACGTCCATTTTTTAGCGGGTTTATACGGGCTTGGGCCGGACCGGGCCTAACAGCATTTTCATGTGTACAAATCCAGCTAAATGGCCCTGGGCCTGGGCATGGGCGAGCCGGGCGTGCTCGCCGGTCCATGCCCAGGCCATCTGAGTTCTAGGGGccttgatgtattaagcttttatgttattttattttatggcttaatatattatttgccTCGTGAACTTATTCAAACAGTTTGATTGactccctgaacttttaaagttttattatcaacatatatatcctcttatatcatatttatctcttaatttcctacctcaaactgtACTTAAGATCAGAAAAATGTGTCCTCAAAAgtcatatcttaattatttcctcaaacatctactatattctcccactttacttctcattgatcactaacatcggtatctctctaaacatcattgatataactctcaataattctaaacctcaacccaatgaagttcaccaataaaacaataatttaaatttcagatctcatttattcaacttaagattctataatacactaaattcatgttataatctcccaattattaatcaacttccaaacccattaaatgaaacctccatattttatctttctcaatcccatatctattatcttcaatttatcactttatcatttcctcaattTCCTATATTCCTAAGAAAACCAACTTATCATGTAAACCAGTAGCaatgtctctcaaataaggagaaaaatcaaagcaaaaaccaaattctggcttaacgctaaaatgaccaacatatgccgttttcagcataactttttcatacggagtccgattaaggcgattcaaaaacctctggaaacgtaagacaaaaataaagaactttcatttaggactctatGACAGATTCAGCCTCTATCTGGTCAaaaaatgcatcataagattcagatacgaatctgattctcccgcaacacctatatagacaattctctattatctctagctcaaagttataatttactcatatctcatatatatatggttgtaagctaactattaaactctcaaatagcAACTCCAAGTCATACTTAAGATCATATATGTAACCCAtgtcaccaaatatcaaataatttactaattttcaaaCACCCCATATTTTACTAACCATGAAATCTCATTTCGacccctcattagctagttactcaatcttcgaaaaatttcaaattatttcttagcttgcaCCAAATATCcctattcctcaattactatcgattatttctttgctatcaccaaatattcatattcctcaattactatcaaccttaggtacgaagaatttaacctagagctctgataccaaactgtcacacctgaccctagacgacctcaatcggcatcggacgtgaaatagaaagatcataatatTTACCAAGGACCTCAAtatatatttaccaactccaaTATATTACAATTGACATACCAAAggtctaaccataattctaacaataagcagtcaacttccaaacctcgcctaatcggttggtaaccttctctatatcctgtactttctcacctaaaaacattaaaacattttaaaaacgtgagacaaaaatctcagtaagaaactatcagctataaaaaccaactttacttaacatagctacatatatacatttataaagggatttaatcaaaatcttataaaatatactcaaaacttaagttcatataactttatatatataatgtctcttgtcaaaacaaataaatgtttcatcaaaccaattcataatcaaatgaatgttttatcaaaccaacttgtaatcaaataaatattttatcaaaccaactcgtaatcaatcaaacgtaaaaccttatatcaaaatcaatcataactgaaaacataatccaaataaacttaaaatattgtatccatccttgagtttctccccttaagtatcaatccataaccacatatatagtcgagacgtctcttaacattgcatatctcatatggtcttacccaacacttcgctgccatacccaataggtcttcagactgtgtacacaggccatgtccctcactgaacatggtcttcaaatataaaaccatcGATCCAGATAACtttcgatggatataaaatcataaaatcataacgtgctcaaatttcctttcacaatcaaattccaaactatttcataaccataaatcatttggctttaattagcccttttgtaaaaATAACCACAGTTATTCATAATATCAATCCTTAAGcaaccttaaatcaacataatcaaataaaagctgaaattcacatagaagcatagtcaatagcttcatttgaaccataatttcacaataaaaagcaaaatcgtggaaAACCCCAAAATACCCGTATAAaccctgaaatatcaatttctaaaaattctttgattatatatatctatatacataaaactcaaaatatagttgatagttacttaccttgatccctaattgaggaaaatacacccgatcgattctcctctaaattctgtctgagacgtttccctccaaacactgtcaaaactcaaaaactcttcggttagaacttagatctatatataaagatgctatggtttcaatttcaagtgattcggatggtcgaatctccgtaaatcaaagaaacggtggagaaatggttcagagaaaactgatgaatttaacaggaaaagaaaaagaaaatgaaagaaaacatATGCTGATGATGATGCTCGAGTATATCTGTTCCAGATATATCTATCTCAACTTGaaaaatatcacgtttgatcctccatcttcatataatcttttaaaattattctaagcttttaatttacatataaaaccatcaaattaactctaaacttttcctatagcaccaaataaaaatcatacacccaataattataatatatactaatatcaaaatataaattttagaaatttagacacggacgtgacacgaAAGATGTGCTCCACGTactttaaaatgttattacataattcacaaaattttattcaaccgtaaaacttgtattctctaatattagaatcgcataCCCCGATATTGGTCGTTTTACCTTTTATAAGACGTGTGTAACACatattccgcatttaacttacttttttacaatttgattacattttatgcaagtttaaagggccaactgaatattttatataagttaaAAATGGTATTAgaatattttgaaagttcagaacATCAATCGAACTTTTTCAACAAGTTCAGGAGTACTAAGCCTTATTTTatctttactttttttaaagaaaatttacatataaattcacttttaaaaaaactatatacaattatgtcaagtaatgattttaaattataagtctagaatatattttctattgtttattatttatgaATTAGAGTTTAGAATTGTTAAATTATGGtgcaaaattataatatatagaaaataatgacatatttaagtttggtgatatgacttagttgtaattttatacttaattaatatttatgtcaactttttttttacggtaaattccaaaaaaaacccctgtggtttgatgttgttccaaaaaaacctttttggtttgttattacaaaaaaaaaaggactgtggtttgcgccgttacccgaaaaacggaaattggcttaacaccgttaaagtgctgacgtggcacaggggtaaaacgggaaaatcgaatcttttttattttttttcctcttctctctcctttttcttcttctctctcctccttcatcttcttccttctcccttcttccttcttccttcttccttctctcctccttcttcttcttccttctcccttcttcttcttcctttttcttcttccttcttctttttttctattcttttttttttaaaattcccttactcgaagaaatctggaaattttccagatttccggaaatctggaaattttccagatttccgtcagaaatctggaatttttctagatttctgacggaaatctggaaaatttgaaatttccagatttccgaagaaatctggaaatttccgaaacttaaaaaaaaaaaagaaggaagaagaagagggatgaagaagaagaagaatggaggaggggagaagaaggaagaagaagaagaaagaagaaggaagaagaagaagaagaagaagaagaagaagaagaagaagaagaagaagaagaagaaaggagggaaaaaaataaaaaaaatttcattttcccgttttacccctgtgccacgtcagcactttaacaGTGTTAAGCCAATTTCCATTTtttgggtaacggcgcaaaccacagtcctttttttttgtaataacaaactacaaaggtttttttttaacaatatcAAACCACaggtttttttttgaatttacccttttttttttttatatatataccaCTGCTGAGTACACATGTTTGAGGTTGGGCTCCGGTCATGGCTCATGGGCctataccaaaaaaaaaaaaaaaaaaaactagctCTAAGTTCGTTATAATTCTGTTTTTATATTGAGTagaactaaaataaataaagcccACATACATATAATCCtattacattttaattttagggctttttatatgaatatcataattgacTACAAAATTATAACCagggtaaattttaaataaaatctctttggtttcactaattttcagatgaagaactgtggtttacttttttttttatcaaaataaggattgaggtttcgccCTTTTAATAAAATAAGGATCTTCtgaattaatgctattaaaaccatctttaacgacctgaaaatgaaaattttcaagaattaaagttgttcgaTATCATATTTgatatggaactacattttcgattttcgaaaccatcttttttggaactttctttctctaaacattaactttctctctctttaccaaacatcatctaaataatctcaaaataaaaaagttgaagaattaaagttgtttagaatattattaattattaaaatatatcatttttgaagtcgtcaatagtgattttaatagtatcaatcgaaaaagtccttattttgctaaagttgaaaacctcagtcctcgttttgacaaaaagtaaagcACGGTCCTTTATCTTAATTctcaatatgtcatttttttctatacataccaaataaaatatgtttttacaCATAATTTAAAAGGTTTAAAcacccaattcataaatctcaAACTCTCGATAATATATTTTAgaccctaatttataaactttaatctttaaaataatgattttattagtttgacataattcaaaattatgatttgacatagttataaatagtttttcaaaagtgaatttctatgtaaattttccttaattttaatatggaaaaattacacagaaattcatcttttaaaaattatttacaactatgtcaagtcataattttagattatgtcaaactattaaaatcagtacttttaatatattttaaggattaaaatttataaattagaa comes from the Euphorbia lathyris chromosome 5, ddEupLath1.1, whole genome shotgun sequence genome and includes:
- the LOC136230016 gene encoding uncharacterized protein translates to MEEIKHTHLHINGLNLHVAEIGTGSKAVLFLHGFPEIWYTWRYQMVGVAGAGYRAIAIDYRGYGDSDHPPEPEKGTLLDLVDDVVALLDTLGISKVFLIGKDFGAIPVSLLAALHPNRVSAFITMGVPFMLPGANAVQQHLMPKGFYITRWQEPGRAEADFGRLDVKTVIKNIYILFSGTEPPTAKDDDEEIMDLVDPSTPLPPWFSEEDLAVYASLYEKSGFRFALQVPYRSLRTDCGITDPKIACPALFIMGEKDYVLKFAGMEEYIRSGMVKHFVPDLDIVFLEEGTHFVHEQIPEKVNELIINFLDKHSN